Part of the Candidatus Nanopelagicales bacterium genome is shown below.
GCACCCACCAACGGGACAATTCAAGAATCGAGCGTAACGACGTGTCATAGAAGCAAGGAGGCCCAACGATGATGGGCTGGATTCAAGACGGATTGGGCTGGCCCGGTGCGAACTGGTGGGGCATGGGCATCATGATGACCTGCTGGATCGCGCTGATTGGCTTTGGAATATGGATAGTCGTCCGGTTTACGCAAAACGATGGGGAGAGCAAAGTGTTGTCTCTTGAATCACCGCGTGCGATTCTTGATCGACGCTTCGCCGCAGGTGAGATTGACGCGCAGACATATGCCGATGCGCGCCGGCTACTAGAGCACCCAGGGTCGCCGGCGCATGGCTGATGGCCTGCGCGTGCTTGTAGTTGACGATGAGATACCCCTGACGGCAGTAATCAGCAGCTATCTCGTGCGGGAAGGTTTCGATGTTGCGCTCGCACACACGGGGCAGGACGCCGTTGATGTTGCGCGCTCGCATCGCCCTGATCTGATCGTTCTGGATCTCATGCTTCCAGGATTCGACGGAATCGAGGCATGTCGACTCATTCGCCAATTCAGCGATGCGTACATCATCATGCTGACGGCCCGTGATGAAGAGGTCGACAAAGTACTAGGTCTGACGATGGGCGCCGATGATTATCTGGTCAAGCCATTTTCGCCACGAGAACTCATCGCGCGAGTGCGGGCAATGCTGCGCCGTCCGCGCTCCTCGATCCCGCTATCGGCCACGCAGGCGCCTATGTCCATCGTCGGTCTCACCGTGGACGTTCAAGCACGATCAACCCTGGTCGATGGGGACGAAGTGGTATTGACGCGCACTGAGTTTGACCTATTGGCCGCAATGATGGCCCGTCCGCATGCGGTGCTCACGCGACGTCAGCTCATTGAGGCCGTGTGGGGACCAGGCTGGGTGGGTGATGAACACGTCGTCGATGTACACATCGGTCATCTGCGCACCAAACTCCAAGATGATGCATCCGACCCGCGGTTCATCCGCACGGTACGCGCTGTTGGCTATGGCTTGGTCATCCAGACATGAGGGGCGGGCCCAGGTTCGCCACGCGGATGATGTTGATCCAATCAATGGTGGTCGGAATTGGGGCACTGGCTCTCATCGTGACTGCCTGGATCGTTGCTCCAATCTTGTTCCACCAGCACCTGAACCATTTGGGTGTGGTTTCTGAAGTAGTACAGGAGCATGCAGAAGAAGCATTTGCATTCGCCTTTGTCATTTCCGTGGTGGTTGCCACGGCGGTGTCAGTTGCGGCAGCTGGCGCGGTGTCATGGCTACTGGTGCGTCGCGTCTCGCGACCAATCGAAGAGTTGGCGAGGGCGGCCGAGTCTGTGGCGGCAGGGAATTTCGATGTGGTCGTGCCCCACGCCGGATTTAGCAGCGAGCTCGAACAACTGTCGGGCTCCTTCACGCTCATGGCTACCCAGTTGGGTGACTCGGAGGCGGCACGCTCGCGCCTGCTCGCCGATCTGGCGCATGAATTGCGCACGCCACTAGCAACACTTGAGGCTTATATCGATGGACTCGAGGACGAAGTAGTCGTCCGTGACGTTGAAGCTTGGGCGACGATGCGACACCAAGTTTACCGTCTCAAACGCCTCGCGGGCGACCTACGTGAGACTGCTGCCGCTGACGAGCATGCCTTGGGCCTTGAACTGACACCCATTGACATGTGCGCTACCTGCGAAGCGGCGGTCGCTGCAGCGACTCCGCGATACCAGATGATGGGCGTCGCATTGACCCTGAAGCAACCAGATGTGGCGCTACCCGTGAACGGCGATGAGCTTCGCCTGCAACAGGTAATGGCAAACTTGCTCGAGAACGCTCTTAGGCACACGCCCAGAGGTGGCACAGTGAGTGTGCTTGCAAGTCGTCTTGAGGCAAACGTACGTATTGAAGTAGTTGATGACGGTGCGGGGATACCTCAGGCGGAAATTGGCAAGATCTTCGATCGGTTCCATCGCGTTGATCCCGCTCGAGTTTCCACCGGCATCGGAGGCAGCGGCCTTGGGCTGACTATCGCCAGAGCCATCGTGAACGATCACGGGGGGTCTCTGGAAGCCTCCAGCGAGGGACCTGGTTTGGGTGCCACGCTCACTATGTTCCTGCCATTGCATCGACGCGCACGATAGTTCAGCCGTTGCTGTACAGTTGCCTCGTGATCACCGTAGCCCCGCGATTGGATGCCCTAGCCCGAGTTGGACGTGCGCTGGTGGACCCCACGCGGTGCCGTCTACTCTTCGCCTTGCTTGACGGGCCTGCCTATTCAGGGGCTCTTGCTACCGAACTCGGCATCTCGAAGGCCAATGCTTCCAATCACCTTGCTTGTCTGCGAGGTTGCGGCCTCATCGAAGCGACCCCCGAGGGACGTCATGTGAGATACGAACTGACTGACCCCGCACTTGCGCACGCACTCCGAGATTTGGCCGACCTCGTTCTCGCAGTGGAATCACCTGAGATCTGCTACGCAGATGCGGGAGGTCACTGATGGGCAGCGGGCATAGCCACGGTCCCTCTGTCAGTGCAGGTGGGGCTCATCGTCGCACCATGCTCATTGTCCTAGCCCTCACCGTCTCAGTCCTGATCGCCGAAGTCATAGGCGCCAGCGTCACGGGCAGTCTTGCTTTGCTCGCTGATGCCGGTCACATGTTTACCGATGTTGCTGGTATTTCGCTGGCCATCTTGGCCGTCACCTTCGCTTCCCGACCTGCCACTGACGCGCGCACCTATGGCTACTACAGGCTAGAGATTCTTGCTGCAGTGGTGAATGCAGTACTGCTGTTTGGCGTTGCAGTATTCATCCTGTTTGAAGCATGGCAACGGTGGTTCAACGAGCCTGAAGTCGAAGGTGGCTTGATGCTTGCATTCGCCTGTGTGGGCCTAATCGCCAATGGAGCAGGTCTGGTTCTCCTGCGGAAGGGCTCCAAGGAAAGCCTGAACGTCAAGGGCGCCTATCTTGAGGTGCTCGGTGACGCTCTTGGATCCATCGCGGTGATCGTCGCTGCCATCGTCATTTGGTCCACCGGCTGGTTGCGAGCAGATGTGGTGGCTTCAGTCCTGGTAGCCCTCATGATTCTGCCCAGAACCTGGAACTTGCTCCGCGAAGCAATCGACGTCCTTCTCGAAGCCACACCCCGAGGGATGGATCTTGCAGTCGTCCGCAAGCACATCCTCGAAGTCCCAGGCGTCGTCGGCGCTCACGATCTTCACGCATGGACCCTGACCTCAGGAATCCCGGTGCTCTCTGTGCACGTCGTTGTCGAAGACGAGATTCTAAATCGCGGTAGTAGTGGTCAGGTCCTAGATGCCTTAAGCGAATGTCTGCACGAACACTTCGATGTCGAGCACTGCACCTTCCAACTTGAAGCAGCTGAACACGCAGGGCACGAAATCGGCGCCCACCCGTGACTCTCCACTTGAGCTAGCTCAAACAGCAATGGCGCAGACGGGATTGGAACCAATGACAGCAGTCGACGAAGTGCCAGTACCTCAGCTGACGAAAGCGGAGCGTCAGCGTCTGGGTAAGCGTGCTCGGTTGCTCGCAGGCGCCAGCGTGAGTTACAACACGGTGGAGTCGATCGTCGCAATTTCGGCTGGCACAGTTGCCGGGTCAGGCGCCTTGATCAGCTTCGGACTTGACTCGATCATCGAAGTGTCGAGCGGCCTCGTGATTCTTTGGCAATTTAGGCACAAGATTCCAGAATCTCGTGAACGCATCGCGCTGAGGTTGATTGCCATCTCCTTCTTCGCGCTGGCCACGTACATTGCAATTGACTCCACGCTGTCACTGCTCAATGGGGATCGGGCTGAGACGTCACCCGTGGGCATCGTCTTGGCTTCGTTGTCCATCGCGATCATGCCTGCGCTGTCCATCGCCCAACGTCGCACAGGCCGTTCGTTAGGTTCAGGTTCGGTCATTGCCGATGGATCTCAAACCATGCTGTGCAGCTATTTGTCTGTCGTCCTCCTTCTGGGACTTGTGCTGAATGCCACTTTGGGTTGGTGGTGGGCAGACTCGCTGGTCGCATTAGTGATCGCCGGTGTTGCGATTCGGGAGGGGTTAGACGCCTGGCAGGGCAAGCACTGCTGCCCAGTGACACCCGAATCTTCGACATGCGAGGACGCCTGCTGCTGATCAAGCCGGAGACTGGAGCCATTTATGGCCAGAGTCACT
Proteins encoded:
- a CDS encoding cation transporter, which gives rise to MTAVDEVPVPQLTKAERQRLGKRARLLAGASVSYNTVESIVAISAGTVAGSGALISFGLDSIIEVSSGLVILWQFRHKIPESRERIALRLIAISFFALATYIAIDSTLSLLNGDRAETSPVGIVLASLSIAIMPALSIAQRRTGRSLGSGSVIADGSQTMLCSYLSVVLLLGLVLNATLGWWWADSLVALVIAGVAIREGLDAWQGKHCCPVTPESSTCEDACC
- a CDS encoding ATP-binding protein translates to MMLIQSMVVGIGALALIVTAWIVAPILFHQHLNHLGVVSEVVQEHAEEAFAFAFVISVVVATAVSVAAAGAVSWLLVRRVSRPIEELARAAESVAAGNFDVVVPHAGFSSELEQLSGSFTLMATQLGDSEAARSRLLADLAHELRTPLATLEAYIDGLEDEVVVRDVEAWATMRHQVYRLKRLAGDLRETAAADEHALGLELTPIDMCATCEAAVAAATPRYQMMGVALTLKQPDVALPVNGDELRLQQVMANLLENALRHTPRGGTVSVLASRLEANVRIEVVDDGAGIPQAEIGKIFDRFHRVDPARVSTGIGGSGLGLTIARAIVNDHGGSLEASSEGPGLGATLTMFLPLHRRAR
- a CDS encoding response regulator transcription factor, translated to MADGLRVLVVDDEIPLTAVISSYLVREGFDVALAHTGQDAVDVARSHRPDLIVLDLMLPGFDGIEACRLIRQFSDAYIIMLTARDEEVDKVLGLTMGADDYLVKPFSPRELIARVRAMLRRPRSSIPLSATQAPMSIVGLTVDVQARSTLVDGDEVVLTRTEFDLLAAMMARPHAVLTRRQLIEAVWGPGWVGDEHVVDVHIGHLRTKLQDDASDPRFIRTVRAVGYGLVIQT
- a CDS encoding metalloregulator ArsR/SmtB family transcription factor, which produces MITVAPRLDALARVGRALVDPTRCRLLFALLDGPAYSGALATELGISKANASNHLACLRGCGLIEATPEGRHVRYELTDPALAHALRDLADLVLAVESPEICYADAGGH
- a CDS encoding cation diffusion facilitator family transporter, whose amino-acid sequence is MLIVLALTVSVLIAEVIGASVTGSLALLADAGHMFTDVAGISLAILAVTFASRPATDARTYGYYRLEILAAVVNAVLLFGVAVFILFEAWQRWFNEPEVEGGLMLAFACVGLIANGAGLVLLRKGSKESLNVKGAYLEVLGDALGSIAVIVAAIVIWSTGWLRADVVASVLVALMILPRTWNLLREAIDVLLEATPRGMDLAVVRKHILEVPGVVGAHDLHAWTLTSGIPVLSVHVVVEDEILNRGSSGQVLDALSECLHEHFDVEHCTFQLEAAEHAGHEIGAHP